The genomic window TTGTCACTATAATAGATGCTTTTTTCCTTTTTTACATAAGATAATCCCAAAGCAAATTTGTCTTGATTTTTGAATTCGCCATAGAAATTAGTTTGATTCGTACCGTTCCAAAGGCTTTTTTCATAATCAAAAGTAAGGTTGAATTTTTTGTTGAATCTTTTACTAAAACCTACTCCAAATTCAAAAGGCAAATAATAATCTGTTGCATCATCGGTTACTGCGTCCTCTACATATTGAGTTTCGGTTTGGTTAGAGGTGGTTACTGATTGTGTTTTGGAAGCCGAGATATGGGCAGGTGATTTTAAGGTAATTCCAAGTCTGAAAGTAGAATCGATTTTGATTTGATTGCCTAGTGTAAAACGAACTCCTTTGTAAAAATTCTTTTTGTCAATAGTAGTAATAGATTGTGCAACAGTAAAATCTCGGATGTCATTGATAGTCCCAAAAAATAACGAAGAACTCAATCCTAAAGTAAAATTTTCATGAATTTTATAGCCATACGAAAGATCAAAATTATTCAATCCGCCATTGCTTTTTGCGTCCAACGTATAATATTCATTGCTATTTGCAATAGGAATTTGATAATTTGAAATCAAATAAGTGGCACTCGAATAGGGTTTTAACGAAACACCAATTCCTGATTTTGATGTAATTGGAAAAGCGATAGCAATGTGCGAAAACTGGAAATTATTTCTTTTTTCACTATCCGATTGACTAACATAATTGGTTTGAATTCCTTTCATTCCAATATCAAAAAAGAAGCTATTTTTGCCAATTAAGCCTAAAGATGCTGGGTTTTTGTTATTGATAAAAGAGTCCGAAGGCAAAGCAATTCCTGATGATCCAATGGATGGAAGCGAACCAAAATCAGTTTCATACAAACTTCCTAAACCATAAATAGAATAAGGAGAAGTCGCTACACTTTGAGCCATCAAACTAGCATATGTTGTGAGAAACAGGATAAACCAAAATTTGTTTTTCATGCTAATAGGAGATATAATATATTTTTAATCTAATTTTATTTTCTGGATTTTTCTGATTCCCTAAAACGATTCGGTTTACGCCTTTAGAAATATTAGGAAATGTAAAAATCAAAGACGATTTGGTGCTAGTTGTTTTTTGCATTTCTTTGTATAGAAAAGCTCCTATGTTTATACTGTAACCAATGTTTTCGTTGAATTCGTCGGGTGTATTGTTCAACAAAGCCAATGCTGCAGAACCATCCGATCGGGTTAGGTATTTTGATATTCGATTCAAATTATCACTTTCATACACTTGCAAGGAATCTTTGATGGGAAACAATGCCGATGCACTATTTTTTATAGGTTTGATAATCAATTCAGCATCGACAATGACTCCTTTTTTAGAAATGTATTTCAATTGGTTGAGATACGGAAAATCAATTCGACACGCCAATCCAGTTCCTGATTGGATATAAGAACTATTGTTGGTCAAATTACTACTTAATTTATTTCTAGAATCAGGTAGGTTTTCAATTGCTGTACCAGTTCTATCCAATGTGATATTGTTGAATTGTTTGTCGATACCATTTAAGGTAAAATCCTTGGTCAAGGAATATTTAGAGTCACTATTGGTCTGTTTGTAATACAATCGCATCAAACTAGTTGTGGTATAGCCAATTGCACTGTTTGAATTTGAAGCCGAAGATTTAATCACAATTCCTTTGAAATAATCGTTGAATTCATCGGCATTGGTGATTTGGTTGTTTTTCAGTTTGGTAAACATATTTTTTCCAAAAGTGTCATCAATAGTGATATGAACCGAATCTTTTCCGATAGGTTTTGGATAAAAAGTTTTTGTGCCAATGCTATTGCTGCTGTGAATTAAAGTTGAATTGTTATAAAAACTATCATCATCCGTGTTGGGTTTTACTTTTTGAGTCAATTGATGAATGTTTATCGTTTGTTGCTTGGTCGTGTCACCATAATAATAACGATCGTATTTTAATATTACAGCTATCGAATCAAATACATAGTTATTGGTTTCAGTATCCGAACTGCTCGTTCCTATGTAATAACTATCGGGAGTGAGTTCCATATAACTTTCAGATTTTACTTTTCCTAGAATTGGATCCGTGTAATTGCCAATTAAAACCCGACTTTGACTGGAGGTTACCAAAGAATCAAAATTAATGGTTGACATTTCTACGGTCAAGGTATCAATCAAAATCACTTTGTTATTGACACTCAAATAATCAGAACCCACCACATATTCGCCCTCTAAATTGTCAGTTTGACAAGAGGTAAAAAGGGTTATGAAAAATAATAGGAACAAAATATACTTCATAATTTTTTTTCGCAAATCTATATCCTGAAGCTACATTTCGAACTATAATATATACTAGTGGCAAATATGTATCTACTGAATTGCCTTAAAACACTACAACACTTCAAAACATCTCTATATTTTACTGAACGATGATTTAAGCCCATTCATCTATTGAAACTAGCCAACCATATATATTCTTTTTTTGCGATTAGAAACCTAGATAGATTTGTTCCAATATTGATATAATGAAAATAAGGAATACAATAAAAGGGTTGTTTTTTTGTGTGGTTTTTAATTTGAGTGCTCAAAATAATCTTTCGGTAGCGTTGGGAGTAAATACGCAACCAACCGAAAATATAAAAGTAAACCAAGTCAATTTAGGCGTTGATTATAGTCAAACATTTGGAACAAAGTTTAAGATTGAAAATGAATTAAAATACAATTCAACGAACATCAATTATTTCAACACGGATTTTTATAATTCATCAACTGCTTTGAGTGAGATGAGTAACAGATTAAGGTTTAGTTATTTGAAATCAGATAAAATGAATGTGAATTTTGAAATAGAACCTTTTATCGCTAGTGCGAATAATTTAAAAATTTCGGATATCGATGTATTAGGAGCCTTGAATGTTGATTTGATTTTGAGTGCCAATAAAATCATAACAGTAGGAGCGAGCAGGAACAATATTTTCGGAAAAACACTGATTTTACCAACATTGGCTTATTATTATGAATACAGCAAAAAGTTGAATTTCGTTGTTGGATTTCCAGAAACCAAGATGAGTTATTCTAATAATAGCAGAAATGTCTTTGCTTTAAAAAATGAATTCAACGGAAGTTTGTACCAATGGAATAATTCCTCAAAAGCGAGTTTTTCGCAATTCACAACGACATTAGAATTCGAACGCAATATGGACAAAAATTGGTTTGTAAGTTTCAAAGCAGGCTATGATTTCAATAAAAAATACTTGCTTTTAGACAGCTATAACAATACAACTACTGATTTTAATATCAAAGACGGATACAATTTTGGAATAATAATTAAATATAAACATTAAAACAATACATTATGATTACATTAAAAAAGGCACTGGTATTTTCGATTATTCTTGTTCCGTTTTTATTCTCCAGTTGCACAGAAGATGATGATACCGATGATTTGATTGGAAATTGGATCGAAAAATCTTCCTTTGATGGACCAGCTCGATCCAGTGCGGCTAGTTTTATTATCGGAAATTTTGCTTATGTAGTAACGGGTTATACGGGCGATGTGTATCTAAACGATTTATGGGTTTATGATACTCAAGGCGATTTTTGGGAACAAAAAGCCGATTTTATAGGAGTTAAAAGAAGTTCGGCATCAGGATTTTCATTGGATGGAAAAGGATATGTAGGTCTGGGCTATGACGGAACCAATCGTCTAAAAGATTTTTATGAATACAATCCATCGACTAATACTTGGACTCAAAAAGCTGATTTTGCAGGTTCTGCACGTTATGGAGCAGTAGGTTTTCAGGTGGCGGGCAAAGGCTATTTTGGAACGGGT from Flavobacterium eburneipallidum includes these protein-coding regions:
- a CDS encoding DUF4270 family protein; amino-acid sequence: MKYILFLLFFITLFTSCQTDNLEGEYVVGSDYLSVNNKVILIDTLTVEMSTINFDSLVTSSQSRVLIGNYTDPILGKVKSESYMELTPDSYYIGTSSSDTETNNYVFDSIAVILKYDRYYYGDTTKQQTINIHQLTQKVKPNTDDDSFYNNSTLIHSSNSIGTKTFYPKPIGKDSVHITIDDTFGKNMFTKLKNNQITNADEFNDYFKGIVIKSSASNSNSAIGYTTTSLMRLYYKQTNSDSKYSLTKDFTLNGIDKQFNNITLDRTGTAIENLPDSRNKLSSNLTNNSSYIQSGTGLACRIDFPYLNQLKYISKKGVIVDAELIIKPIKNSASALFPIKDSLQVYESDNLNRISKYLTRSDGSAALALLNNTPDEFNENIGYSINIGAFLYKEMQKTTSTKSSLIFTFPNISKGVNRIVLGNQKNPENKIRLKIYYISY
- a CDS encoding DUF6268 family outer membrane beta-barrel protein gives rise to the protein MKIRNTIKGLFFCVVFNLSAQNNLSVALGVNTQPTENIKVNQVNLGVDYSQTFGTKFKIENELKYNSTNINYFNTDFYNSSTALSEMSNRLRFSYLKSDKMNVNFEIEPFIASANNLKISDIDVLGALNVDLILSANKIITVGASRNNIFGKTLILPTLAYYYEYSKKLNFVVGFPETKMSYSNNSRNVFALKNEFNGSLYQWNNSSKASFSQFTTTLEFERNMDKNWFVSFKAGYDFNKKYLLLDSYNNTTTDFNIKDGYNFGIIIKYKH
- a CDS encoding OmpP1/FadL family transporter, with protein sequence MKNKFWFILFLTTYASLMAQSVATSPYSIYGLGSLYETDFGSLPSIGSSGIALPSDSFINNKNPASLGLIGKNSFFFDIGMKGIQTNYVSQSDSEKRNNFQFSHIAIAFPITSKSGIGVSLKPYSSATYLISNYQIPIANSNEYYTLDAKSNGGLNNFDLSYGYKIHENFTLGLSSSLFFGTINDIRDFTVAQSITTIDKKNFYKGVRFTLGNQIKIDSTFRLGITLKSPAHISASKTQSVTTSNQTETQYVEDAVTDDATDYYLPFEFGVGFSKRFNKKFNLTFDYEKSLWNGTNQTNFYGEFKNQDKFALGLSYVKKEKSIYYSDKIHYFAGANYDNGFLSINNNNIINKSFSLGVGIPIDYTHSLLNITYSYGQKGTTNNSLIKENYHTIGINLSLEAIWFVKRKFE